The genomic stretch TGAATTTactatacatatatgacaaatgaACCATCAATGCATGTGAATTTCTATTTTGTCATATTGTTTGGTCTTCTTATTTATTATAAATGGGAGCTCATTCTTCTATTGatgtaccaaaaatatcaatggaTCCTACAGAATTTCCTTTTGATATTGAAGCTTACAAAAGGCAGTCTGAAATCGAAGAGAGGTATATCATCAACCGGTTTAATGAGCGACGAAATCAAATAGAGGGAGGATATAATCACTGTGGCAAGAGAAAATATCTCAACAGAGATCATACAGCGGCAAATCAAAGACTAATTGACGATTACTTTGCAGACCAACCTACATACGATGATGCGATGTTTCGTCGACGATTTCGGATGCGGAAACATGTGTTCCTTCGGATCGTTGGGGAACTATCCAGTAGTGACAACTACTTCACCCAAAGAGTTgacgcaacaaaaaaaaaaggtatatCTCCATTAGCAAAATGTACCACGGCCATGCGAATGTTAGCATATGGTGTGGCGGCCGATGCGGTCGATGAATACATCAAAATAGGAGGTACTACAGCATTTGAGTGCTTACGTAGATTCTGTAAAGGAATCATACATTTGTATGAGCCAGTGTACCTCAGAGCCCCAACTCAAGATGACCTGCAAAGAATACTGCGTGTTAGTGAAATGCGGGGGTTCCCGGGGATGATTGGCAGTATTGATTGCATGCACTGGGAATGGAAAAATTGTCCTACAGCATGGGAAGGTCAATTTACCCGGGGAGATAAGGGAACCACCACTGTTATTCTTGAAGCAGTTGCAACTTATGATTTATGGATTTGGCATGCCTTTTTTGGATGTCCGGGCACATTGAACGATATAAATGTTTTAGATCGTTCACCTGTGTTCGATGATGTTGAACAGGGAAATACTCCAAAAGTGAACTTCTTTGTGAATCAACGACCGTATAATATGGCATACTATCTTGCTGATGGTATCTACCCTTCTTATCCAACTTTCGTCAAATCAATTAGACTTCCTCAAAGTGAACCAGATAAGTTATTTGCAAAATATCAGGAGGGATGTCGGAAGGACATCGAACGTGCATTTGGGGTGTTGCAGGCTCGATTTAAAATCATCCGCGAACCAGCCCGTTTGTGGGACATAAACGATTTGGCTCTCATCATGAGGTCATGTATCATATTAAATAATATGATTGTTGAGGATGAACGAGATATATATGCTCAAAATTGGACAGATTATGATCAATCTGAGGCAAGTGAGTCTAGTACACCGGAGTCATTCTCGACCGAGGT from Vicia villosa cultivar HV-30 ecotype Madison, WI linkage group LG4, Vvil1.0, whole genome shotgun sequence encodes the following:
- the LOC131597312 gene encoding uncharacterized protein LOC131597312, producing MGAHSSIDVPKISMDPTEFPFDIEAYKRQSEIEERYIINRFNERRNQIEGGYNHCGKRKYLNRDHTAANQRLIDDYFADQPTYDDAMFRRRFRMRKHVFLRIVGELSSSDNYFTQRVDATKKKGISPLAKCTTAMRMLAYGVAADAVDEYIKIGGTTAFECLRRFCKGIIHLYEPVYLRAPTQDDLQRILRVSEMRGFPGMIGSIDCMHWEWKNCPTAWEGQFTRGDKGTTTVILEAVATYDLWIWHAFFGCPGTLNDINVLDRSPVFDDVEQGNTPKVNFFVNQRPYNMAYYLADGIYPSYPTFVKSIRLPQSEPDKLFAKYQEGCRKDIERAFGVLQARFKIIREPARLWDINDLALIMRSCIILNNMIVEDERDIYAQNWTDYDQSEASESSTPESFSTEVLPAFANHVRARSVMRDSNVHHELQADLVKHIWEKFGIFHD